In Gemmatimonadaceae bacterium, the following proteins share a genomic window:
- a CDS encoding HAD family acid phosphatase, whose protein sequence is MHRIQSVSIVVTFVASLSGCAGSPATIATAAGPVVVPRALPNDVRWFRTSAEYRALARQAFQVAADRMPELSRGLASQSWAVIMDADETVLDNSEYERRRAMLDSGYTDASWVAWVNERAATAIPGAPELTRRVHSLGGRVAIVTNRADSLCAATRANLQSAGIEADLVLCQPSGQSDKNPRFERVRSGSAVAGVPALDVVAYFGDNILDFPGMTQAARNDPRALADFGRRWFILPNPMYGSWQQNRDP, encoded by the coding sequence ATGCACCGTATTCAGTCAGTCTCGATTGTGGTCACGTTCGTCGCGTCGCTGTCCGGTTGTGCCGGTTCGCCGGCGACGATCGCGACCGCCGCCGGCCCGGTCGTGGTGCCGCGCGCGCTCCCGAATGACGTGCGCTGGTTCCGGACCTCCGCGGAGTATCGCGCGCTCGCGCGGCAGGCGTTTCAAGTCGCGGCGGATCGAATGCCCGAGCTCTCTCGCGGCCTCGCGTCGCAGTCGTGGGCGGTGATCATGGACGCCGACGAAACAGTGCTCGACAACTCCGAGTACGAGCGGCGCCGGGCGATGCTCGACAGCGGCTACACCGATGCGAGCTGGGTCGCGTGGGTGAACGAGCGCGCGGCGACCGCGATTCCCGGCGCACCCGAGCTCACGCGCCGCGTCCACTCCCTTGGCGGACGTGTGGCGATCGTGACGAATCGCGCCGACTCGCTCTGTGCGGCGACGCGCGCGAATCTCCAATCGGCCGGCATCGAGGCGGATCTCGTGTTGTGCCAGCCATCCGGTCAAAGCGACAAGAATCCGCGCTTCGAGCGCGTGCGCAGCGGCAGCGCGGTCGCCGGGGTTCCAGCGCTCGACGTCGTGGCGTACTTCGGCGACAACATTCTCGATTTTCCGGGAATGACGCAGGCCGCGCGAAATGATCCGCGGGCGCTTGCCGACTTCGGCCGGCGCTGGTTCATTCTTCCCAATCCCATGTACGGATCGTGGCAGCAGAATCGCGATCCGTAG